A stretch of Lysinibacillus agricola DNA encodes these proteins:
- a CDS encoding DUF3267 domain-containing protein gives MKLLNKLPKSNPNLHLDLLKNGWTPMKEPKNLLSAILISVPLMIIATIISIGVINIFSSISLSDFGLTPDGISITINLNIILGLVLLLILHELLHLIFIPNFIKSEKTYVGFILAGGFVITEEEISKLRYIFITIAPFMIISIIAPLILSVFGLLTTTLKFLILLNSMASSVDLLNLLLIIKQVPKNATLKSNGPNTYWKNAQMNEKWKDNNSHLI, from the coding sequence ATGAAATTACTAAACAAATTGCCAAAAAGTAACCCGAATTTACATTTGGACTTACTTAAAAATGGATGGACTCCAATGAAAGAACCTAAGAATTTATTAAGTGCTATTTTGATATCTGTCCCTTTAATGATTATTGCTACAATCATCTCTATTGGGGTAATAAATATCTTTTCAAGTATTTCTTTGAGCGATTTTGGACTGACACCTGATGGAATATCAATAACTATTAACTTGAATATTATTTTGGGGTTAGTCTTACTATTAATACTTCACGAATTACTTCATTTGATTTTCATTCCTAATTTCATTAAATCCGAAAAAACATATGTAGGATTTATTCTGGCCGGGGGTTTTGTGATAACGGAAGAAGAGATTTCAAAATTAAGATATATCTTCATTACAATTGCTCCTTTTATGATTATTTCAATCATTGCCCCACTAATATTAAGTGTATTTGGACTCTTAACAACGACATTAAAGTTCTTAATACTACTAAACTCGATGGCATCGTCAGTTGATTTACTTAATCTTCTTCTTATAATTAAACAGGTACCGAAAAATGCAACTTTAAAAAGTAATGGACCGAACACTTATTGGAAAAACGCACAAATGAACGAAAAGTGGAAAGATAACAACAGTCATCTTATTTAA
- a CDS encoding YitT family protein translates to MKRRKSVENTRKFIMIIIGAIIAAYGLEAVLIPNDVIDGGVTGLSIMGAHLFGIPLGVLLFVLNIPFIYIGYKQVGKTFALMSTAGIAALSISTVLMHDVKTILGPNDPLLIVLSGGMLLGVGIGIVLRNGGALDGSEVLAVLLSRKIPFSVGDIILFINAFIFLGASFIFGLESALYSALTYYIAKNVIDIIQVGLEKSKDVRVVSGKSEEIGDAIQARLGRGVTYTHGRGGFSNEPTEILNCVINRMEENKLVSIIKDIDESAFVVISDVSEVRGGNFKKRDIH, encoded by the coding sequence ATGAAAAGAAGAAAGTCAGTTGAAAACACACGAAAATTTATTATGATTATTATTGGTGCTATCATCGCAGCATACGGACTAGAGGCGGTATTGATACCGAACGATGTCATTGATGGTGGCGTAACGGGGCTTAGTATTATGGGCGCACACCTCTTTGGTATTCCATTAGGCGTACTGCTCTTTGTATTAAACATTCCGTTTATTTATATTGGCTACAAACAAGTAGGTAAAACTTTTGCATTGATGAGTACTGCTGGGATTGCAGCTCTATCTATTTCCACAGTGCTTATGCATGATGTTAAAACAATTTTAGGTCCAAATGATCCGTTATTAATTGTTTTATCTGGTGGTATGCTACTAGGTGTTGGGATTGGGATTGTCTTACGTAACGGTGGCGCTTTGGATGGCTCTGAGGTTTTAGCCGTGTTACTATCACGTAAGATTCCGTTTTCAGTCGGGGATATTATATTATTTATTAATGCCTTTATTTTCTTAGGGGCAAGCTTTATTTTTGGCTTAGAGAGCGCATTATACTCAGCTTTAACATATTATATTGCGAAAAACGTGATTGATATTATTCAAGTTGGTTTAGAAAAATCAAAAGATGTCCGTGTTGTTAGTGGAAAATCAGAAGAGATTGGTGATGCTATTCAAGCTCGTTTAGGACGTGGTGTTACTTATACGCATGGGCGTGGCGGTTTTTCCAATGAACCAACTGAAATTTTAAACTGTGTTATTAACCGTATGGAAGAAAATAAGCTTGTTTCGATTATTAAAGATATCGATGAAAGTGCTTTTGTAGTCATTTCTGATGTTTCAGAGGTACGCGGTGGTAACTTCAAAAAACGTGATATCCACTAA
- a CDS encoding transcriptional regulator: MRNKAEVLMHPVRMKILQALMHTKEEGISTLEMISIIKDVPQATLYRHIQILADENIIKIVKERKIRSVTEKFYAVNEGAAKLSKEDWTQLTIKQKLNYVSYYQLALLSQYQNYLDSLDEEERLADLATFSLIDFKLTKDQFKNFENELNDLINKYYNMADSSNETETKTIAINIIPKP; this comes from the coding sequence ATGCGGAATAAAGCAGAAGTTTTAATGCACCCTGTGAGAATGAAAATTTTACAAGCTCTCATGCACACTAAAGAAGAAGGCATAAGTACTTTGGAGATGATTTCAATCATAAAGGATGTACCTCAAGCTACCTTGTATCGTCACATCCAAATTTTAGCAGATGAAAACATCATAAAAATTGTGAAAGAGCGAAAAATACGTTCTGTTACAGAAAAATTTTATGCAGTAAATGAAGGAGCAGCAAAACTTAGTAAGGAGGATTGGACACAACTAACAATCAAACAAAAATTAAATTACGTTTCCTACTATCAATTAGCTTTGCTATCTCAATATCAAAACTATTTAGATTCACTTGATGAAGAAGAAAGACTTGCAGATTTAGCAACTTTTTCGCTTATTGATTTTAAGTTAACGAAGGATCAATTCAAGAACTTTGAAAATGAATTAAACGATTTAATAAATAAATACTATAATATGGCCGACTCAAGCAATGAGACTGAGACAAAAACAATAGCTATAAATATTATTCCAAAACCTTAA
- a CDS encoding PLD nuclease N-terminal domain-containing protein gives MKLHYGFDDLSQLDWASILPIILPLIFVGLVLIIVALFDLYRHRDTRENILMWTIIILFCNSIGSVLYFIIGRKDVNKRALRD, from the coding sequence ATGAAATTACACTATGGTTTTGATGATTTAAGCCAACTAGATTGGGCAAGCATACTGCCAATCATTTTGCCGTTGATATTCGTTGGACTTGTTCTAATCATTGTTGCTTTATTCGATTTATATCGGCACCGAGATACGCGGGAAAACATACTGATGTGGACAATTATTATTTTGTTCTGTAACTCAATTGGTTCTGTTCTTTACTTCATTATTGGTAGGAAGGATGTAAATAAACGTGCGCTTAGAGATTAA
- a CDS encoding ABC transporter ATP-binding protein has protein sequence MRLEIKHITKKFKQKTAVNDFSMVIDVNECVGLIGPNGAGKSTLIQIIADILCADEGKILLDGQKISSMKNQIGYLPQYPNFFSWMTAFETLSFMGTLSGIAKNELQKEIPLLLDKVGLGKEAHLHVGTFSGGMKQRLGIAQALLHKPTLMIMDEPVSALDPIGRREVLNLLKEIKKETTILLSTHILSDAEEICERFVMIKNGHKIEDATKSELLKRHQESAIFLMIQKADFHWLTMVEHLPYVKKIESCGDGFKIHVENLGTDANRLIQHGLDSKVMFTKLEVGIQDNLEEIFLELVV, from the coding sequence GTGCGCTTAGAGATTAAACATATTACGAAAAAGTTTAAACAAAAAACAGCCGTGAATGATTTTTCTATGGTCATTGATGTTAATGAGTGTGTTGGGTTAATTGGACCAAATGGGGCGGGGAAATCCACGTTAATTCAAATCATTGCCGACATTCTGTGTGCAGATGAAGGGAAAATTCTTCTTGATGGTCAGAAGATTTCATCTATGAAAAATCAAATTGGTTACTTACCTCAGTATCCTAATTTTTTCTCTTGGATGACAGCATTTGAAACATTGTCCTTTATGGGAACACTTTCAGGCATAGCAAAAAATGAATTGCAGAAAGAAATTCCATTACTTTTAGATAAGGTAGGCTTAGGGAAAGAAGCACATCTCCATGTCGGGACATTTTCAGGTGGTATGAAGCAACGTCTTGGCATCGCACAAGCATTATTGCATAAGCCAACTTTAATGATTATGGATGAACCGGTATCAGCTCTAGATCCAATAGGGAGAAGAGAAGTGTTAAATCTATTAAAAGAGATAAAAAAAGAAACGACCATTTTATTGTCAACGCACATATTGAGCGATGCGGAGGAAATTTGTGAGCGCTTTGTGATGATTAAAAATGGTCACAAAATAGAAGATGCTACAAAATCAGAGTTGCTTAAGCGCCATCAAGAATCAGCTATCTTTTTAATGATTCAAAAAGCAGATTTTCACTGGTTAACAATGGTTGAACATTTACCCTATGTGAAGAAAATCGAAAGCTGTGGAGATGGCTTCAAAATACACGTTGAAAATTTGGGAACAGATGCGAATCGCCTAATACAGCATGGACTGGATTCAAAAGTGATGTTTACTAAATTAGAAGTAGGTATTCAGGACAATCTAGAAGAAATATTTTTGGAATTGGTGGTGTAA
- a CDS encoding ABC transporter permease: MSAFIALSKKEVHQMAREFKILWLPIVFILLGLTQPIMMYYLPVILQSAGGVQGIIIDPTMAKPEGQEVLASTLNSQFDQLGIIILVVATMSIIQGEKANGMMAFILTRPVSISSYLNSKIIIHYILAVICIALGYAVSYGYSAYLFTTVPMTQAMWALAFYCVWLLFIITFVAMMSTFFNSPAFIALISIVVLLICRFITGLHPFIDVVNPASNSMYATNILMTGDIGTWYGINIVVTVLLVLLMIITMQSFIAKKKF, translated from the coding sequence ATGAGTGCTTTTATTGCATTGAGCAAAAAAGAAGTACATCAAATGGCAAGGGAGTTTAAAATATTGTGGCTCCCCATCGTATTTATTTTACTAGGGCTAACACAACCGATTATGATGTATTATTTACCTGTTATTTTACAATCAGCTGGTGGTGTTCAAGGTATAATAATTGATCCTACGATGGCAAAGCCTGAAGGACAGGAGGTACTTGCCTCAACATTAAATTCACAGTTTGATCAGCTCGGCATTATTATTTTGGTCGTTGCCACTATGAGTATTATTCAAGGAGAGAAAGCAAATGGCATGATGGCATTTATCCTAACAAGACCAGTATCAATATCATCCTATTTAAATAGTAAAATTATTATCCATTATATATTGGCTGTTATATGTATAGCTCTTGGCTATGCAGTGTCCTATGGCTATTCGGCGTATTTATTTACTACTGTTCCTATGACACAAGCTATGTGGGCTTTAGCATTTTATTGTGTTTGGCTGTTATTTATCATAACGTTTGTTGCAATGATGAGTACATTTTTTAATAGTCCTGCATTTATTGCACTAATAAGTATCGTTGTCCTATTAATATGTCGCTTTATTACTGGGCTACATCCATTCATAGACGTTGTGAATCCTGCTAGTAATAGTATGTATGCAACAAATATTCTGATGACAGGTGACATTGGGACTTGGTATGGCATCAATATTGTAGTTACGGTGCTGTTGGTTTTATTGATGATCATTACCATGCAAAGTTTCATTGCGAAAAAGAAATTTTAA
- a CDS encoding ABC transporter ATP-binding protein yields the protein MLSIQNLQKSYGQHEVLKGVELTIEKGEILAFVGGNGAGKTTTLNCIAGLVEQNCGGIMINNVSKSQSLEYKKQFYFIPDTIHVFPNIAAYDWIHFVLKLYEKTDNEKLQNFISVFGMEKSIYKPMGTYSYGMLHKIALITAFTISPPILIMDEPLNGLDPLAVVAFKNCMKEYVEKGGTVLFSTHLLDVAEKICQSISFLKDGKIVLHERVENLLVDGSLETIFMEKQANEG from the coding sequence TTGTTATCGATACAAAATTTACAGAAATCGTATGGCCAGCATGAGGTTTTAAAAGGAGTAGAGTTAACAATAGAAAAGGGAGAAATACTGGCGTTTGTTGGGGGGAATGGTGCAGGTAAAACAACGACATTAAATTGTATTGCTGGACTAGTAGAACAAAATTGCGGGGGAATTATGATTAATAATGTTTCGAAATCGCAATCGCTCGAATATAAAAAGCAATTTTATTTTATACCCGATACGATTCATGTATTTCCAAATATAGCTGCATATGATTGGATACATTTTGTTTTGAAGCTATATGAAAAGACTGATAATGAAAAACTACAAAACTTTATTAGCGTCTTTGGTATGGAAAAAAGTATATATAAACCTATGGGAACGTATTCTTATGGAATGCTTCATAAGATAGCGTTGATTACTGCTTTTACAATTAGTCCGCCTATCCTTATTATGGATGAACCGTTAAATGGCCTAGACCCACTTGCTGTCGTTGCTTTTAAAAATTGTATGAAAGAGTATGTTGAAAAGGGTGGGACCGTTCTCTTTTCCACTCATTTATTAGACGTTGCTGAGAAAATTTGTCAATCTATTTCGTTTTTAAAAGATGGAAAGATTGTCTTACATGAGCGTGTTGAGAACTTGCTAGTCGATGGGAGCTTAGAAACTATTTTTATGGAGAAACAAGCAAATGAAGGATAA
- a CDS encoding GntR family transcriptional regulator, translating to MKIDPMSNIPFYQQLTQQLLCEIATGNLQNGDPLPSIRDLAAETNLNLHTVHKSYKELQKKGIIAIKPNSKAIVKKTPEAKGIDLQEISIKVEQIICEAYVLGISEQQLQQMFHKILRKYYTDC from the coding sequence GTGAAAATAGATCCAATGAGTAATATTCCTTTTTATCAGCAGTTAACCCAGCAACTACTTTGTGAAATAGCGACAGGGAATTTGCAAAATGGTGACCCATTGCCCTCCATTCGTGATTTAGCAGCTGAAACAAACCTCAATCTCCATACCGTTCATAAAAGCTACAAGGAGCTTCAGAAGAAGGGAATAATCGCTATAAAACCTAACTCAAAAGCAATTGTTAAGAAAACTCCCGAAGCAAAGGGGATTGACCTTCAAGAAATTTCTATAAAAGTCGAACAAATAATATGTGAAGCTTATGTTTTAGGTATTAGCGAACAACAACTGCAGCAGATGTTTCATAAGATTTTGCGAAAGTATTATACTGATTGTTAA
- a CDS encoding helix-turn-helix transcriptional regulator — protein MHKAQRLIQLIMKVNERKKFTIQEMADECGVSRRTMIRDLMELSELGVPLYSETGPNGGYRVLREKVLPPISFTEYEAIALFFACQSLHNYKSLPFKNEVNTALDKFFHYLSSELKQKIERMQQRLVFWIPPHEMEVPFLKELLEAALEQRVITMMYEASSSRERVIQPIGIYTMNGLWYCQAYCFFAKDHRVFRVDRVKGFSLDADQNLKLNMDEEHIKTWIMRIEGDEMLELEVDLTLEGVRRCQSDLWLAQYINLHEDGSGTIRTKMSTSFISWSVHFFLSLGMEANLKRPQVVREQIQSKLRELIKQYEE, from the coding sequence ATGCATAAAGCGCAGAGACTTATTCAACTTATAATGAAGGTCAATGAACGTAAGAAGTTTACAATACAGGAGATGGCAGATGAGTGTGGTGTTTCACGTCGAACAATGATTCGCGATTTGATGGAGTTAAGTGAACTTGGCGTACCACTATACTCAGAGACAGGACCAAACGGTGGATATCGCGTTTTACGGGAAAAGGTACTGCCACCCATTAGTTTTACGGAATATGAGGCAATCGCCTTGTTTTTTGCCTGTCAATCTCTACATAATTACAAGTCTCTCCCCTTCAAAAATGAAGTAAATACAGCATTGGATAAATTTTTCCATTATCTGTCGAGTGAACTTAAGCAAAAGATTGAACGTATGCAGCAACGACTTGTATTTTGGATACCCCCACATGAGATGGAAGTTCCTTTCTTAAAGGAACTTCTTGAGGCAGCTTTGGAGCAACGAGTAATCACAATGATGTACGAAGCTTCTTCAAGCCGAGAAAGGGTTATTCAACCAATTGGGATATATACGATGAATGGATTATGGTACTGTCAAGCCTACTGTTTCTTTGCAAAAGATCATCGAGTATTTCGGGTGGATAGAGTGAAGGGATTCTCCTTAGATGCAGACCAAAACCTGAAATTAAATATGGATGAGGAACATATAAAGACATGGATTATGAGAATAGAAGGGGATGAAATGTTAGAATTGGAGGTGGATTTAACATTGGAAGGTGTAAGAAGATGCCAATCAGACTTATGGTTAGCCCAATATATAAATCTACATGAGGACGGCTCAGGTACGATTCGTACAAAGATGAGCACATCTTTTATATCTTGGTCTGTTCATTTCTTCCTTAGCCTAGGCATGGAGGCAAACTTAAAGCGCCCACAAGTGGTGCGTGAACAAATACAAAGTAAACTAAGGGAACTAATTAAGCAGTACGAAGAATGA
- a CDS encoding DNA alkylation repair protein, whose product MSDTFAGRYNEEFFYHFTDVVKHNYPDFDSNMFHSLIYDEHWEQKQFKERIRHISTSLRMTLPNSYRDAISILIQIAPQCCGVEYLFFPDFVEVNGLDDWTTSITALERFTSFSSSEFAVRPFILKDSQRMMDQMLKWASHPEPHIRRLASEGCRPRLPWATALNIFKADPMPIVHILEQLKRDTSAYVQKSVANNLNDISKDNPELVKKLARDWYGENPNTDWIIKHGCRSLLRKSDPDMLYLFGFENSPDVTVSNFSLDKETLKIGQTLNFSFSIRANTSVSQKLRVEYAIDFVKANRRTTRKQFKIAERNYDKEDWQYVRSHHFKDLTVRKHYPGKHQLSIIVNGKELATTNFYVTEITES is encoded by the coding sequence ATGTCTGATACATTTGCAGGAAGATATAATGAAGAATTCTTTTACCATTTTACGGATGTTGTCAAACACAATTATCCTGATTTTGATTCGAATATGTTTCATAGCTTGATATACGATGAACATTGGGAACAGAAACAATTCAAAGAGCGAATCCGACATATAAGTACTTCTTTACGTATGACTTTACCTAATTCTTATAGGGATGCAATTTCTATTTTGATCCAAATAGCTCCTCAATGTTGTGGAGTTGAATACTTGTTCTTTCCTGATTTTGTAGAAGTAAATGGACTTGACGATTGGACAACTTCTATTACGGCACTTGAGAGGTTTACGTCTTTTTCCAGTTCTGAATTTGCTGTTCGCCCGTTTATATTAAAAGATTCCCAAAGAATGATGGATCAGATGCTAAAATGGGCCAGTCATCCAGAACCTCATATCAGACGCTTAGCAAGCGAGGGTTGTCGTCCTAGATTACCTTGGGCTACGGCTTTAAACATATTTAAAGCTGACCCAATGCCAATTGTGCATATATTAGAACAACTAAAGCGTGATACTTCGGCCTATGTACAGAAAAGCGTTGCTAATAATCTGAATGATATTTCGAAAGATAATCCGGAACTAGTCAAAAAGCTCGCACGTGATTGGTACGGAGAGAATCCAAACACTGATTGGATAATTAAACATGGATGTCGCAGTTTGCTGCGAAAAAGTGATCCAGATATGCTTTACTTGTTCGGCTTTGAAAATTCTCCAGATGTGACGGTAAGTAATTTTTCACTGGACAAGGAAACGTTAAAGATTGGTCAAACTCTCAACTTTTCTTTTTCAATTCGTGCCAACACCTCTGTATCTCAGAAGTTACGAGTTGAATATGCTATTGATTTCGTCAAAGCCAATCGTAGAACCACGAGAAAGCAATTCAAGATAGCGGAACGAAACTACGATAAAGAAGATTGGCAATATGTACGAAGTCATCATTTTAAAGACTTAACAGTCCGCAAACATTATCCAGGCAAACACCAGTTATCCATCATTGTTAACGGTAAAGAACTAGCTACAACGAATTTTTACGTAACCGAAATCACAGAGTCTTAA
- a CDS encoding NAD(P)-dependent oxidoreductase, protein MSNVSVIGLGSMGAALARVLLQSGHQVTVWNRSIARAEPLIEDGAMLASSIDKAISASKVSIICVSDYKASYSILDTEEVKAAIKGKVLVQLSTGSPQQARDNEKWAKDNNVDYLDGAIASSPLQMGKMESTIFTSGSITAFQQSEPFLKSLAGNIPYLGEQVSAASSTELAFLSYLFGSYIGFFHAARILESDGLRVDSFGSMIENVSQVVGEVIKYESEVVQTESYDNAQSSINMCMTTVELFMEQAREAGINNEFPNFAHGLFKKALDAGYGNEELGALIKVMRK, encoded by the coding sequence ATGAGTAATGTATCAGTAATAGGGTTAGGATCAATGGGAGCAGCACTGGCTCGTGTATTGCTTCAAAGTGGCCATCAAGTTACAGTATGGAATAGATCAATTGCAAGGGCGGAACCCCTTATTGAAGATGGAGCTATGCTTGCTTCCAGTATAGATAAGGCTATAAGCGCAAGCAAGGTCTCGATTATTTGCGTATCAGACTATAAGGCTTCATACAGTATTTTGGATACTGAAGAAGTCAAAGCAGCCATTAAAGGGAAAGTGCTTGTCCAATTAAGCACAGGTAGTCCTCAGCAAGCGCGTGACAATGAAAAATGGGCTAAAGATAATAATGTGGACTATCTCGATGGAGCAATAGCATCCTCACCACTGCAAATGGGTAAAATGGAATCAACAATTTTTACATCCGGTTCCATAACCGCTTTTCAACAGAGTGAACCATTTCTTAAATCTTTAGCAGGAAACATCCCTTATCTTGGGGAGCAAGTTAGCGCAGCATCTTCTACAGAATTGGCTTTCCTTTCATACTTATTTGGTTCGTATATTGGATTCTTTCACGCTGCACGTATTCTCGAATCGGATGGGCTACGAGTAGATTCATTCGGTTCCATGATTGAAAATGTTTCCCAAGTTGTTGGTGAAGTGATCAAGTATGAGAGTGAAGTTGTTCAAACAGAATCTTACGATAATGCACAGAGCTCTATAAATATGTGTATGACGACAGTGGAACTCTTTATGGAACAAGCGCGCGAAGCCGGAATTAATAATGAATTTCCGAATTTTGCTCATGGGCTTTTTAAGAAGGCTTTGGATGCGGGCTACGGAAATGAGGAACTTGGAGCTCTTATTAAAGTAATGCGAAAGTAA
- the sigY gene encoding RNA polymerase sigma factor SigY: MDEKDLIRKAKKGDTLALSKLLQQNYSFLVKYLMKVTLHPQIAEDLTQETMMKCIEKIQLYNGESKFSSWLITIATNLFIDQQRRKKREKNWLEQEQALRKMKWNVANMNEEWTDVLDVLAQINEEIRMPIVLKHYYGYSYEEIGKMMGIAEGTVKSRVSNGLKNVRKELAELEGV, translated from the coding sequence ATGGATGAAAAGGATTTAATTCGAAAGGCGAAAAAAGGAGATACATTGGCTCTTTCGAAACTGCTACAACAGAATTATTCGTTCCTCGTAAAGTATTTAATGAAAGTTACCCTTCATCCACAAATCGCAGAAGATTTAACACAAGAGACGATGATGAAGTGTATTGAAAAAATCCAACTATATAATGGTGAATCCAAGTTTTCCTCATGGCTCATCACAATCGCAACGAACCTTTTTATCGATCAACAGCGTAGAAAGAAGCGGGAGAAAAACTGGCTAGAGCAGGAACAAGCACTCCGAAAAATGAAATGGAATGTAGCCAATATGAACGAAGAATGGACTGATGTACTTGATGTACTTGCTCAAATTAATGAAGAAATACGTATGCCAATCGTGCTAAAGCATTATTACGGATATTCATATGAGGAAATCGGAAAAATGATGGGTATTGCAGAAGGAACAGTAAAATCTCGAGTTTCAAATGGTCTAAAAAATGTACGAAAGGAGTTGGCTGAACTTGAAGGAGTATGA
- a CDS encoding YxlC family protein yields MKEYDSKNSNSMLDDEDELTVKQLIDDLEKLDQWNPVSTPNLQWFQQNVELEKKRIRKKQWKDLLTFMSVAVFVLSVGIAVVYRQPILILYFQLVGIILLPLALNKTRKKVSNE; encoded by the coding sequence TTGAAGGAGTATGATTCTAAAAATAGTAATTCTATGTTGGATGATGAAGATGAATTAACGGTTAAGCAATTAATAGATGATTTAGAAAAACTGGATCAATGGAATCCAGTATCTACTCCAAACTTACAATGGTTTCAACAAAATGTTGAATTAGAGAAAAAAAGAATACGAAAAAAACAATGGAAAGACCTCCTCACGTTTATGTCTGTTGCAGTATTTGTGCTTTCGGTTGGGATTGCTGTCGTTTATCGTCAGCCAATTCTTATTCTTTATTTTCAGCTTGTGGGGATTATCTTATTGCCCTTAGCTCTTAACAAAACTAGAAAGAAGGTCAGTAATGAATGA
- a CDS encoding CPBP family intramembrane glutamic endopeptidase, whose protein sequence is MTKQKSVKGLFIYLLLGIIAFVPLYLKALSTLSTNPAQLEQAREMMGISGSPEMLALLGTLPNYIFLLIALVIGFFTAHKVGLKSVIMHPNAREKSKSEWIKGIKLAIILGSIAGVVIRGFDYLLFPLLPEGLKELIHPYNAIEFLAALLYGGIVEELLMRFGFMSLLVFIFWKLFDRKSAKPSNWVFILAIFVSTLLFAIGHYSGTASVIEMTAFIWFRMILLNGLPGFFFGWIYWKHNLELAMLAHMFAHIAMNFLMLIVSFFL, encoded by the coding sequence ATGACAAAGCAAAAAAGTGTTAAAGGACTATTCATTTATCTCTTGCTTGGAATCATTGCATTCGTTCCCTTATATCTTAAGGCACTATCGACACTATCGACAAACCCGGCCCAATTAGAGCAAGCGAGGGAAATGATGGGGATTTCAGGATCACCTGAAATGTTAGCCTTACTTGGCACACTTCCCAATTATATTTTCTTACTCATTGCTCTTGTTATAGGTTTTTTTACTGCTCATAAAGTTGGTTTAAAATCTGTGATTATGCACCCGAATGCTAGAGAAAAGTCAAAGTCAGAGTGGATAAAAGGTATTAAACTAGCTATCATACTCGGTTCGATTGCAGGAGTTGTTATAAGAGGATTCGATTATCTTTTATTCCCACTCTTGCCGGAGGGTCTAAAAGAACTAATACATCCTTATAATGCAATAGAATTTTTAGCAGCTTTACTCTACGGAGGGATTGTTGAGGAACTATTAATGCGTTTTGGGTTTATGAGCTTGTTGGTTTTTATTTTTTGGAAACTATTTGATCGAAAATCAGCAAAACCTTCGAACTGGGTCTTTATCCTTGCAATATTTGTTAGCACATTATTATTTGCAATAGGTCACTATAGTGGAACTGCAAGTGTGATAGAAATGACCGCATTCATTTGGTTCCGAATGATCTTATTGAATGGTTTACCCGGCTTCTTCTTTGGCTGGATTTATTGGAAGCACAATCTAGAACTTGCGATGCTTGCACATATGTTTGCTCATATTGCCATGAATTTTCTAATGTTGATTGTCTCCTTTTTTCTGTGA
- a CDS encoding cysteine-rich KTR domain-containing protein, translating into MSAKSKWIYCPICSSKTRTKVYANTILISFPLYCPKCKQESLVNIKKFKIIIVKEPDAKTQSR; encoded by the coding sequence ATGAGTGCAAAAAGCAAATGGATATACTGCCCAATTTGTAGTTCAAAAACACGCACTAAAGTATATGCGAATACAATATTAATTAGTTTTCCTCTTTACTGTCCAAAATGTAAACAAGAAAGTTTAGTAAACATAAAAAAATTTAAAATTATCATAGTTAAAGAGCCAGACGCTAAGACGCAGAGCCGATAA